A genomic window from Mesosutterella faecium includes:
- the accC gene encoding acetyl-CoA carboxylase biotin carboxylase subunit, with amino-acid sequence MFGKILIANRGEIALRIQRACRELGIKTVVVHSMADAEAKYVRLADESVCIGPAPSSQSYLNIPAIISAAEVTDAEAIHPGYGFLAENADFAERVEQSGFAFIGPRPETIRLMGDKITAKKAMKEAGVPCVPGSDGALPDDPDEIRRIAREVGYPCFIKASGGGGGRGMRVVRSEAALINSVNLTRQEAKAAFGNPEVYLEKYLENPRHIEIQVLCDNFRNAVYLGERDCSMQRRNQKIMEEAPAIGIPRRVIDRLGKRCVEACRRIGYRGAGTFEFLYENGSFYFIEMNTRVQVEHPVTEMVTGVDIVAAQIRIASGEKLTLRQRDIQINGHAIECRINAEDPYTFVPSPGRVTAWHLPGGPGIRIDTHIFAGYTVPPYYDSLIAKIIAHGHTREQALARMRIALSEFAAEGIRTNVRLQRDITSDEMVRLGGVSIHYLEEKLKQRQP; translated from the coding sequence ATGTTCGGAAAAATTCTGATCGCCAACCGCGGGGAGATCGCGCTGCGAATCCAGCGCGCCTGCCGCGAGCTCGGCATCAAGACCGTGGTCGTGCACTCCATGGCCGACGCCGAGGCGAAGTACGTGAGGCTCGCCGACGAAAGCGTCTGCATCGGGCCGGCCCCCTCTTCCCAGTCCTACCTCAACATTCCCGCCATCATCAGCGCCGCCGAGGTGACCGATGCGGAGGCCATCCACCCCGGCTACGGCTTTCTCGCCGAGAACGCCGACTTCGCGGAGCGGGTCGAGCAGTCGGGCTTCGCCTTCATCGGCCCGCGCCCCGAGACGATCCGCCTCATGGGCGACAAAATCACGGCCAAGAAGGCGATGAAGGAGGCCGGCGTGCCCTGCGTGCCCGGCAGCGACGGCGCCCTCCCGGACGATCCCGACGAAATCCGCAGGATCGCGCGCGAGGTGGGCTACCCCTGCTTCATCAAGGCGAGCGGAGGCGGCGGCGGACGCGGCATGCGGGTCGTCCGCAGCGAGGCCGCGCTCATCAACTCCGTCAATCTCACGCGCCAGGAGGCGAAGGCCGCGTTCGGCAACCCCGAGGTCTACCTTGAGAAATACCTCGAGAACCCCCGGCACATCGAAATCCAGGTCCTCTGCGACAACTTCAGGAACGCGGTCTATCTGGGCGAGCGCGACTGCTCGATGCAGCGCCGCAACCAGAAGATCATGGAGGAGGCTCCGGCCATCGGCATTCCCCGCCGCGTGATCGACCGGCTCGGCAAGCGCTGCGTCGAGGCCTGCCGCCGCATCGGCTACCGCGGGGCCGGCACCTTCGAGTTCCTCTACGAAAACGGCAGCTTCTACTTCATTGAAATGAACACGCGCGTCCAGGTGGAGCACCCGGTCACCGAAATGGTCACCGGGGTGGACATCGTGGCTGCCCAGATCCGCATCGCCTCGGGCGAAAAGCTCACCCTGAGGCAGCGCGACATCCAGATCAACGGCCATGCGATCGAGTGCCGCATCAACGCCGAGGATCCCTACACGTTCGTGCCCTCGCCCGGCCGGGTGACGGCATGGCACCTGCCGGGCGGACCCGGCATCCGCATCGACACGCACATCTTCGCGGGCTACACGGTGCCGCCGTACTACGACTCGCTCATCGCGAAGATCATCGCCCACGGCCACACCCGCGAGCAGGCGCTCGCGAGGATGCGCATCGCGCTGTCGGAGTTCGCCGCCGAGGGCATCCGCACCAACGTGCGGCTGCAGCGCGACATCACCTCCGATGAAATGGTGCGCCTCGGGGGCGTGAGCATCCACTACCTCGAGGAAAAGCTGAAGCAGCGCCAGCCCTAA
- the prmA gene encoding 50S ribosomal protein L11 methyltransferase has protein sequence MKEITLLADRDSAEKIGDMMMEAGASSYTTRDADEGTPAEKPLFGEPGLEPDVPAWEHSLLSILVDDGFDWETALAIAAKSLQIEPPAVKSVEAVPDVDWVRVTQAQFKPIRASRRLWIVPSWDTPPEPGALNMRLDPGVAFGTGSHPTTHLCIQWLDEHLSRGASVLDYGCGTGVLAIAASMFGAGSVEGCDIDPLAVEASRFNAKNNGVAGSFCLPEGIPRERLYDVVVANILCNPLISLAPVLCGHVARGGFLVLSGILSDQVDRIAEAYRRADPAIRLERWREEEGWNVICARAS, from the coding sequence ATGAAGGAAATCACACTGCTTGCCGACCGTGACAGCGCCGAGAAAATCGGCGACATGATGATGGAGGCGGGCGCGAGCAGCTACACGACGCGCGACGCCGACGAAGGTACGCCCGCCGAAAAGCCCCTTTTCGGCGAGCCGGGCCTCGAGCCCGACGTCCCCGCCTGGGAGCACTCGCTGCTGTCGATCCTGGTCGACGACGGCTTTGACTGGGAAACGGCCCTCGCGATCGCCGCGAAGTCGCTTCAGATCGAACCCCCGGCCGTGAAGAGCGTGGAGGCGGTCCCCGATGTCGACTGGGTGCGCGTGACCCAGGCCCAGTTCAAGCCGATACGCGCCTCCCGCCGCCTCTGGATCGTGCCCTCCTGGGACACGCCGCCTGAGCCCGGGGCCCTCAACATGAGGCTTGATCCCGGCGTTGCCTTCGGCACCGGCAGCCACCCCACGACGCACCTGTGCATCCAGTGGCTCGACGAGCACCTGAGCCGCGGCGCCTCGGTGCTCGACTACGGCTGCGGCACCGGCGTACTCGCCATCGCCGCCTCCATGTTCGGCGCGGGCAGCGTCGAGGGCTGCGACATCGATCCGCTCGCGGTCGAGGCCTCGCGCTTCAACGCGAAGAACAACGGAGTCGCCGGCAGCTTCTGCCTGCCGGAGGGCATCCCGCGCGAGCGCCTCTACGACGTCGTTGTCGCCAACATTCTCTGCAACCCCCTCATCAGCCTCGCCCCGGTGCTCTGCGGGCACGTGGCAAGGGGCGGGTTCCTGGTGCTCTCGGGCATTCTCTCCGATCAGGTCGACCGCATCGCCGAGGCCTACCGCCGGGCCGATCCCGCGATCCGGCTCGAACGCTGGCGCGAGGAAGAGGGCTGGAACGTCATCTGCGCCCGCGCGTCCTAG
- a CDS encoding zinc-ribbon and DUF3426 domain-containing protein → MAYITRCPTCGCIYEISVEELHRGGGYCRCGVCQCEFDAKESLREIDPEVLSSLLNRAAAPAAQPPEPPAPPPEPAAPAAAPQQAPLRASPAAAPQDFPVFTPKRDFPDGARRRGLPWGFWAAGSAVLLLVLAWQLLSLFGPALSRRVPGLVSLRQSVCTALPCPGPGSDKANPYAIEDFALRPQSYDRYEISFTLVNNGAGSERLPVIEVSFSDDKGLITTRRYLKPSEYAGQNAQGSIAGAGSVPVRFTFSLAGDRPASCQVKALD, encoded by the coding sequence ATGGCATACATCACCCGCTGTCCGACCTGTGGCTGCATTTACGAGATCTCTGTGGAGGAACTGCACAGAGGGGGCGGCTATTGCCGCTGCGGCGTCTGCCAGTGCGAGTTCGACGCGAAGGAGTCGCTGCGGGAAATCGACCCGGAGGTCCTCAGCTCGCTCTTAAACCGCGCAGCCGCTCCGGCCGCGCAGCCGCCCGAGCCTCCGGCGCCCCCGCCCGAGCCTGCGGCGCCCGCCGCAGCTCCGCAGCAGGCCCCGCTCCGCGCCTCCCCCGCGGCCGCTCCCCAGGACTTCCCCGTCTTCACGCCGAAAAGGGACTTTCCGGACGGCGCCCGCCGCCGGGGCCTTCCCTGGGGCTTCTGGGCCGCCGGCAGCGCGGTGCTGCTTCTTGTGCTCGCCTGGCAGCTGCTGTCGCTTTTCGGTCCGGCCCTGAGCCGCCGCGTCCCCGGGCTTGTGTCCCTGCGCCAGAGCGTCTGCACGGCGCTGCCCTGCCCGGGGCCGGGCAGCGACAAGGCCAACCCCTACGCCATCGAGGACTTCGCCCTCAGGCCCCAGTCGTATGACCGGTACGAAATTTCCTTCACGCTCGTGAACAACGGCGCCGGCAGCGAGCGCCTGCCCGTGATTGAAGTGTCTTTTTCCGATGACAAGGGGCTGATCACCACGCGCAGATACCTGAAGCCGAGCGAATACGCGGGGCAGAACGCCCAGGGCTCCATCGCCGGCGCGGGCTCCGTCCCGGTCCGCTTCACCTTCAGCCTGGCCGGCGACCGCCCGGCCTCCTGCCAGGTCAAGGCCCTCGACTGA
- a CDS encoding carbohydrate kinase family protein gives MTAVLISGSIAYDTVCRLEGRFENLILPRDIAHLNLTFLASSMTRSFGGCAPNIAWSLKALGGEPVILSAVGRDGEEYLQHLRRAGIATSSIGVFGDEWTSQVFITTDSGGNQLSTFVPGAMQRAHEVALPAGLKNMLVHIAPGGLEAMRRLAARCREDSVPYVFDPGQATSQLEAAALREIESGACLTCLSEYEAALLEKRLGLSLEEKASQGRRYLVTFGARGCAMLRPEGKLSIPAVPAEIASGTVGAGDAFRGGLLFGMTRGLSDPECLKLGALMSAFRLEGPGAQGWRPSRQEIRERYRQAWGEPFPVPPEGGRPR, from the coding sequence ATGACCGCCGTCCTCATTTCCGGCTCGATCGCCTACGACACCGTGTGCCGCCTCGAGGGCCGCTTCGAAAACCTGATCCTGCCGCGCGACATCGCGCACCTCAACCTCACGTTCCTCGCCTCCTCCATGACCCGCAGCTTCGGGGGCTGCGCCCCCAACATCGCCTGGTCGCTGAAGGCGCTCGGGGGCGAGCCCGTCATCCTCTCGGCGGTCGGGCGCGACGGGGAAGAATACCTGCAGCACCTCAGGCGCGCCGGCATCGCCACCTCCTCGATCGGGGTTTTCGGCGACGAATGGACCTCGCAGGTCTTCATCACCACCGACTCGGGCGGCAACCAGCTCTCCACCTTCGTGCCCGGGGCCATGCAGAGGGCGCATGAGGTCGCGCTGCCCGCCGGCCTGAAGAACATGCTCGTGCATATCGCGCCGGGAGGGCTCGAGGCGATGAGGCGGCTGGCCGCGCGCTGCCGCGAAGACTCGGTGCCCTACGTGTTCGACCCGGGGCAGGCGACCTCGCAGCTTGAGGCCGCGGCCCTCCGCGAGATCGAGTCCGGGGCCTGCCTCACCTGCCTGTCGGAGTACGAGGCGGCGCTGCTTGAGAAACGCCTGGGCCTCAGCCTCGAGGAAAAAGCCTCGCAGGGGCGGCGCTACCTCGTCACCTTCGGGGCCCGGGGCTGCGCGATGCTGCGGCCTGAGGGGAAGCTTTCCATTCCCGCCGTGCCGGCGGAAATCGCCTCGGGCACGGTGGGCGCGGGCGACGCCTTCCGCGGAGGGCTGCTTTTCGGGATGACCCGGGGGCTGTCCGACCCCGAGTGCCTGAAGCTCGGGGCGCTGATGTCCGCCTTCAGGCTCGAAGGCCCGGGCGCGCAGGGCTGGCGCCCCTCGCGGCAGGAGATCCGGGAGCGCTACAGGCAGGCCTGGGGCGAGCCCTTCCCCGTGCCGCCCGAAGGCGGCAGGCCGCGCTGA
- the accB gene encoding acetyl-CoA carboxylase biotin carboxyl carrier protein — protein MDLRKIKTLIDLVRESGVAELEVNEGEDHLRIVNAPGTAGKPSAPAALAAAEAAPAEAEASSAAPEPRPAAPEARKTINSPMVGTFYRAPSPDAKPFVQVGDSVSKGATVCIIEAMKLLNEIEAEQDCVIKEVLVENGQPVEYGQPLFVIE, from the coding sequence ATGGATCTGCGAAAAATCAAAACCCTGATTGATCTTGTGAGGGAAAGCGGCGTAGCCGAGCTTGAGGTGAATGAAGGCGAGGACCATCTTCGGATCGTCAACGCCCCGGGCACGGCCGGGAAGCCCTCCGCGCCGGCGGCGCTGGCCGCGGCCGAGGCGGCGCCCGCGGAGGCCGAGGCCTCGAGCGCCGCCCCTGAGCCCAGGCCCGCCGCCCCCGAAGCGCGCAAGACCATCAACAGCCCGATGGTGGGCACCTTCTACCGGGCGCCCTCGCCCGATGCGAAGCCTTTCGTGCAGGTGGGCGACAGCGTCTCCAAGGGCGCCACCGTCTGCATCATCGAGGCGATGAAGCTGCTCAACGAAATCGAGGCCGAACAGGACTGCGTCATCAAGGAAGTGCTGGTGGAGAACGGCCAGCCGGTCGAATACGGACAGCCCCTTTTTGTCATCGAGTAA